Part of the Cloacibacillus sp. genome is shown below.
CGCCAACCTCAGAATTACGGTTTCTCCATTGACATTGGGCATAAGCTTGATCGCACAGAGGCAAAAGCTGATGACAAGAAACATAACTACCGACATTGCAACAAAAAGCATCTGCGCCGATTTTTTCGCATCAGCCTCTGTTTTGGCGCACGAATAACGCTGCAGCTGGTTCTGGTCTCCGAGATAAAGAAGAAAGACCGGCAGGACATATCCCAGCATCTGAATACACGACAGGCCGCCTGTAAGACTTGCCTGGGACGAAGAAAGAGCGGCATATGCCCCAGAATATCCGCCGGCGGCTTTCAAAACAAAGAAGAGCCCGCATCCCATCCCTATGAAAATCAATACGGTGCTTAAGAAATCTGTCCAGGCCACTGAATTCATGCCTGAAGTAACGGCCAGCAGCACCATGATCACTGCGGCGATTATAGTTGAATAGGACTGATCAAAGCCTGTTACAATATTTACGATATACGCCGCACCTGTAAAACTGTATGAGACGATGCCTGTGTAAGCCAGAAGTATACATACAGAGGCCAGTTGACTGGTGCCGCGGCCATAATAATGTTCCAATATCTCAGGTACCGTATATTTTGCCATGCGCCTAATCCTTGGTGCGAATTTAATGAGAGCGATAGCTCCCAGCGGCGCTCCGCTAAAAAACAATATACCCGCCCAGGGGCCGGTTTTATATATAAAACTTGCGCTACCGATAACAGTACCTCCACCGAACCATGTGGCAAGAAGCGTTCCCACCAGCACTATCATAGGCAGCTGCCTGCCGGCTAAAAGAAAACCTTCCTTGTCAGCCCTAACTTTGTTTC
Proteins encoded:
- a CDS encoding sodium:solute symporter family protein; the protein is MQQALAGPQYAAAIIGYFVVMIIVGSFVGNKVRADKEGFLLAGRQLPMIVLVGTLLATWFGGGTVIGSASFIYKTGPWAGILFFSGAPLGAIALIKFAPRIRRMAKYTVPEILEHYYGRGTSQLASVCILLAYTGIVSYSFTGAAYIVNIVTGFDQSYSTIIAAVIMVLLAVTSGMNSVAWTDFLSTVLIFIGMGCGLFFVLKAAGGYSGAYAALSSSQASLTGGLSCIQMLGYVLPVFLLYLGDQNQLQRYSCAKTEADAKKSAQMLFVAMSVVMFLVISFCLCAIKLMPNVNGETVILRLAVDYMPYICGAPLLCACVAFIVTTGDSFILSAATNIMIDIVQKYFMPDMNDRQLVKGTRLAIIGVGLFSYIMAVYLPEVLAMQMYSYSMYGAAVTIPLFGIFFYSKVSPAGGKAAVLVGGLSILIWDIFLKRPMGLNGIIIAAPLAILALLIFSNIFPSKKVAM